Proteins co-encoded in one Nonlabens agnitus genomic window:
- a CDS encoding ATP-binding protein, translated as MEDNTYISADGVYYEGIIRDIKRSKTSLQPIYEAFTNSLEAIRIKANDDETFQGQILIKIYSTQNIDQTFSFSRLLIIDNGIGFNDKEFKRFNTYKDFTKGFKNLGSGRIQFTHYFDTTTVKSVYKAEGGFREREFIVSKKKEFLDNNAITYHKQDIGSSFQTSGSTIIFEGLLDPTRNIYHKLNDASLKDALLRRYIQYFCLNKNDLPDISIEHFVFNEKISSSSITNKDLPEIDKTTEVNVNYSKISDDAFTIVETDNHEVFTINSYKLNKDLLKYNELKLTSKDELIENFEIELQSLAKDEVIENSHFLFLVSSDYLDSIDTNERGEFEIPDNEIFSGEPDIFQNDEVIILDLLVMKLNESIYHLYPQIERIQEKRELDLKKLKEMFLLPDHLDPSLEISINDSDKKILEKFYTSEAIKKAELDSTIKESIERLNDLDTTSDDFSETLEEEIDKIVEVIPQQNKVELTHYVARRKLVLELFTLIIEKNLSIQKSGNRNKDEALLHNLIFQQKTTTPDKSDLWIINEDFIYFHGISEFKLSEIKYKGENIIRNDLSDQELKYLDSLGEKRLDKRPDVLLFPQEEKCIIIEFKNPDVSVAAHLNQINNYATLLRNFAKPELRLTTFYGYLIGEKIEANDVRAYDADFKFAYNFDYLFRPQKTIAGMFANEGKDGSLYTEVLKYSTLLERAKKRNNIFIKKLTDRSLD; from the coding sequence TAAAACGTTCCAAAACATCCTTACAACCAATTTATGAAGCATTTACCAACTCATTGGAGGCCATTCGTATAAAGGCAAATGATGATGAAACCTTTCAAGGACAAATTTTAATCAAAATTTATTCCACTCAAAACATCGATCAAACTTTTAGTTTTTCAAGATTATTGATTATTGATAACGGTATTGGTTTTAATGATAAAGAGTTCAAACGGTTCAATACGTATAAAGATTTTACCAAAGGCTTCAAAAACCTTGGATCTGGAAGGATACAATTCACTCATTATTTTGACACTACAACAGTCAAAAGTGTCTATAAAGCTGAGGGTGGATTTCGAGAAAGAGAATTCATCGTTTCAAAGAAAAAAGAATTTCTCGATAATAACGCGATTACATATCACAAACAAGATATCGGAAGTAGTTTTCAAACATCCGGCTCAACAATTATATTCGAAGGTCTTTTAGATCCAACGAGAAATATTTACCACAAACTTAATGATGCAAGTTTGAAGGATGCACTTCTAAGAAGATACATTCAATATTTTTGTTTGAATAAGAACGATTTACCAGACATATCTATTGAACACTTTGTTTTCAATGAAAAAATAAGTTCTTCATCAATTACAAATAAAGATTTACCCGAAATAGACAAAACTACAGAGGTTAACGTAAATTATTCAAAAATATCGGATGACGCCTTTACTATTGTAGAAACCGATAATCACGAGGTTTTCACTATTAATTCTTATAAACTCAATAAGGACTTGTTGAAGTATAACGAATTAAAGTTGACTAGTAAGGATGAATTAATCGAAAATTTTGAAATTGAATTACAATCTCTGGCCAAAGATGAAGTTATTGAAAATAGTCACTTCTTGTTTCTTGTCTCTAGTGATTATCTTGATTCAATAGATACAAATGAACGTGGCGAATTTGAGATACCGGATAACGAGATTTTTTCTGGCGAGCCAGATATCTTTCAAAATGATGAGGTAATAATACTTGACTTATTGGTAATGAAGTTAAATGAGTCTATTTATCATTTATATCCACAAATAGAAAGAATTCAAGAAAAGCGGGAATTAGATCTGAAGAAATTGAAAGAAATGTTTTTATTGCCAGATCACTTAGACCCATCACTCGAAATCTCAATAAATGATTCAGATAAAAAGATTTTAGAAAAATTTTATACTTCTGAGGCGATAAAAAAAGCTGAATTAGATTCAACTATAAAAGAAAGTATCGAAAGGTTAAATGATTTGGACACTACATCGGATGATTTTTCAGAAACTTTAGAAGAGGAAATTGATAAAATAGTTGAAGTAATTCCACAACAAAATAAAGTTGAACTAACACATTACGTAGCTCGTAGAAAACTTGTTCTCGAACTATTCACTTTAATTATTGAAAAAAACCTTTCAATCCAAAAATCTGGAAACCGTAATAAAGATGAAGCTTTATTACATAATCTAATATTTCAGCAAAAAACTACCACACCTGATAAGAGTGATTTATGGATTATAAATGAAGATTTCATTTACTTTCATGGAATTTCTGAATTTAAACTATCTGAAATAAAATATAAAGGAGAGAATATTATAAGGAATGATTTGTCTGATCAAGAGTTAAAATATCTTGATTCTTTAGGAGAAAAGAGGCTTGACAAACGCCCAGATGTTTTATTATTTCCACAAGAAGAAAAATGTATAATTATAGAGTTCAAAAATCCAGATGTGAGTGTTGCTGCTCATTTAAATCAAATTAATAATTATGCAACACTTCTTAGAAATTTTGCCAAACCAGAATTAAGACTAACTACGTTTTACGGTTACTTAATAGGAGAAAAGATCGAAGCAAATGACGTACGCGCTTATGATGCAGACTTTAAATTTGCGTACAATTTTGACTATTTGTTTA